Proteins from a single region of Gossypium arboreum isolate Shixiya-1 chromosome 1, ASM2569848v2, whole genome shotgun sequence:
- the LOC108481884 gene encoding G-type lectin S-receptor-like serine/threonine-protein kinase At4g27290 isoform X1: protein MVLFLCLLLFFTTTTLALNTIPPGQSIKDGETLVSAGGSFELGFFSPRNSKSRYVGIWYKKVSTGTVVWVANRETPVSDASGVLSINHNGILSIMNRTKGIVWSSNTSRNAVEETIAQLLDSGNFVVKDRNDSDPTNFLWQSFDYPCDTFLPGMKLGRNFVTGFDWHISSWKSMQNPAPGLYSIRTDPQGLPQFVLKNGTEILFRAGPWNGAYLSGRTLPTVNPIYSFEFVWNENEIYYEYEVQNHSVYTRYLLNPSGLIQRTIWNERKKDWEVFATSQVDQCSIYAYCGPYATCNTNESPPCKCLEGFLHRSASPEDINSVDWSNGCTRRTPLACEGGDSFLKQTGLRIPDTSKSWADLSIDLKECEKLCLKNCSCTAYTNLDIREGGRGCLLWYGDLTDISELNEGGQDLYIRLATCDLNHIQNKGKTKEKQKAAIIAISVIITSGMMLLALWLYVRRKKLRKTGEHGKEDLELPVFDFATVATATNNFLSNNILGQGGFGPVYKGTLIEGQEIAVKRLSKNSGQGLEEFKNEVTLISKLQHRNLVKLFGCCIRRDEKMLIYEYMPNKSLDYFIFGLSLISQNLPLRWTFCFFSDVVLLSADQTRSKLLVWRIRMHIIDGIARGVLYLHHDSILRIIHRDLKASNILLDNNMNPKISDFGLARKFGLDQTRAKTRRVVGTYGYMSPEYALDGLFSMKSDVFSFGVLVLEILSGKKNRGFSHPEHDYNLLGHAWTLWMGKRPLELIDTAFGDLYNATEVLRCINVGLLCVQQSPPDRPNMSLVLLMLCGDSVLPQPKQPGFFIERNLPMTDSISEKNEMFSIYESTITSLEPR, encoded by the exons ATGGTGCTTTTTCTATGCTTGCTTCTCTTCTTTACAACAACAACTTTGGCACTAAACACTATACCTCCAGGGCAATCCATAAAAGATGGTGAAACTCTGGTGTCAGCTGGTGGAAGCTTTGAACTGGGATTTTTCAGTCCCAGAAATTCCAAGAGTCGATATGTGGGAATTTGGTACAAGAAAGTATCAACTGGGACTGTTGTATGGGTTGCCAATAGGGAAACTCCAGTTTCTGATGCCTCAGGAGTTCTCAGTATCAACCACAATGGAATTCTTTCAATTATGAATCGCACCAAAGGTATTGTTTGGTCTTCCAATACATCAAGAAATGCAGTAGAGGAGACGATTGCACAGCTCCTGGATTCGGGAAATTTCGTAGTGAAGGACCGAAATGATAGTGATCCGACAAACTTTCTTTGGCAGAGTTTTGATTATCCTTGCGATACCTTTTTACCAGGAATGAAGCTTGGGAGAAACTTTGTCACCGGTTTTGATTGGCATATATCATCCTGGAAAAGTATGCAAAATCCTGCTCCAGGTCTATATTCTATCAGGACCGATCCGCAGGGGTTACCGCAGTTCGTTCTTAAGAATGGAACTGAAATATTGTTCAGAGCAGGACCATGGAATGGTGCTTATCTTTCAGGAAGAACACTGCCTACAGTTAATCCAATATATTCGTTTGAGTTTGTCTGGAATGAGAATGAGATCTACTACGAATACGAGGTCCAAAACCATTCTGTCTATACAAGGTACTTATTGAATCCATCAGGTCTAATACAACGCACCATATGGAATGAGAGAAAAAAAGACTGGGAGGTTTTCGCCACATCACAAGTGGATCAGTGTTCGATATATGCCTATTGTGGACCATATGCCACTTGCAACACCAATGAATCTCCACCATGTAAATGCTTGGAAGGGTTCCTGCACAGATCAGCATCTCCCGAGGATATTAATTCTGTAGACTGGTCAAACGGATGTACCCGAAGGACACCATTGGCATGTGAAGGTGGAGATAGCTTTCTCAAGCAAACTGGACTAAGAATACCAGACACTTCAAAATCTTGGGCTGACCTTAGCATTGATCTTAAGGAGTGTGAGAAATTGTGTTTGAAGAATTGCTCTTGCACTGCATACACAAATTTAGATATCCGAGAGGGAGGCCGTGGCTGCTTGCTGTGGTATGGAGACTTAACTGACATCTCAGAATTAAATGAGGGTGGGCAAGACCTTTATATCAGGCTGGCCACTTGTGATCTGA ATCATATTCAAAACAAAGGGAAGACAAAAGAAAAGCAAAAGGCAGCAATCATTGCCATCTCTGTCATAATAACCAGCGGAATGATGCTACTAGCATTGTGGTTGTACGTTAGGAGGAAAAAGCTCAGAAAAACAG GTGAACATGGAAAGGAAGATTTAGAATTGCCTGTGTTCGATTTCGCAACCGTAGCTACGGCAACTAATAACTTCTTGAGCAACAACATTTTGGGACAGGGTGGATTTGGTCCTGTTTACAAG GGTACATTGATTGAGGGACAAGAAATAGCGGTGAAGAGACTGTCAAAGAATTCCGGACAAGGACTGGAAGAGTTCAAAAATGAAGTAACATTGATTTCCAAACTTCAGCATCGTAATCTTGTAAAGCTCTTTGGTTGCTGCATCAGAAGAGATGAAAAGATGTTAATTTATGAGTACATGCCTAACAAAAGTTTGGACTACTTTATTTTCGGTTTGAGCCTTATATCTCAGAACCTCCCCCTCCGGTGGACATTTTGTTTCTTTTCTGATGTCGTTTTGTTGAGTGCAGATCAAACAAGAAGCAAATTACTGGTCTGGCGTATCCGAATGCACATTATTGATGGAATTGCTAGAGGGGTTCTTTATCTTCATCATGACTCTATATTGAGGATTATCCATAGAGATCTCAAAGCAAGCAATATTTTATTAGATAATAACATGAACCCAAAGATATCAGATTTTGGCTTGGCTCGGAAGTTCGGACTAGATCAGACTCGGGCCAAAACTAGAAGAGTGGTTGGAACATA TGGTTATATGTCACCTGAATATGCCTTGGATGGGCTTTTCTCAATGAAATCCGATGTATTCAGCTTTGGAGTTTTGGTTCTGGAGATACTATCAGGAAAGAAAAACAGGGGATTTTCCCATCCGGAACATGACTATAATCTTCTTGGACAT GCATGGACACTGTGGATGGGAAAGAGACCATTAGAACTAATCGACACTGCATTCGGTGACTTGTACAACGCAACCGAAGTGTTAAGATGCATCAATGTAGGTCTATTATGTGTGCAACAAAGCCCCCCTGACAGACCAAACATGTCATTAGTATTGCTCATGTTGTGCGGTGACAGTGTATTGCCGCAACCAAAGCAGCCTGGGTTTTTCATTGAAAGAAATCTGCCTATGACTGACTCTATATCAGAAAAAAATGAAATGTTCTCAATATATGAATCTACTATTACATCATTAGAGCCACGATAG
- the LOC108481884 gene encoding G-type lectin S-receptor-like serine/threonine-protein kinase At4g27290 isoform X2, with protein MVLFLCLLLFFTTTTLALNTIPPGQSIKDGETLVSAGGSFELGFFSPRNSKSRYVGIWYKKVSTGTVVWVANRETPVSDASGVLSINHNGILSIMNRTKGIVWSSNTSRNAVEETIAQLLDSGNFVVKDRNDSDPTNFLWQSFDYPCDTFLPGMKLGRNFVTGFDWHISSWKSMQNPAPGLYSIRTDPQGLPQFVLKNGTEILFRAGPWNGAYLSGRTLPTVNPIYSFEFVWNENEIYYEYEVQNHSVYTRYLLNPSGLIQRTIWNERKKDWEVFATSQVDQCSIYAYCGPYATCNTNESPPCKCLEGFLHRSASPEDINSVDWSNGCTRRTPLACEGGDSFLKQTGLRIPDTSKSWADLSIDLKECEKLCLKNCSCTAYTNLDIREGGRGCLLWYGDLTDISELNEGGQDLYIRLATCDLNHIQNKGKTKEKQKAAIIAISVIITSGMMLLALWLYVRRKKLRKTGEHGKEDLELPVFDFATVATATNNFLSNNILGQGGFGPVYKGTLIEGQEIAVKRLSKNSGQGLEEFKNEVTLISKLQHRNLVKLFGCCIRRDEKMLIYEYMPNKSLDYFIFDQTRSKLLVWRIRMHIIDGIARGVLYLHHDSILRIIHRDLKASNILLDNNMNPKISDFGLARKFGLDQTRAKTRRVVGTYGYMSPEYALDGLFSMKSDVFSFGVLVLEILSGKKNRGFSHPEHDYNLLGHAWTLWMGKRPLELIDTAFGDLYNATEVLRCINVGLLCVQQSPPDRPNMSLVLLMLCGDSVLPQPKQPGFFIERNLPMTDSISEKNEMFSIYESTITSLEPR; from the exons ATGGTGCTTTTTCTATGCTTGCTTCTCTTCTTTACAACAACAACTTTGGCACTAAACACTATACCTCCAGGGCAATCCATAAAAGATGGTGAAACTCTGGTGTCAGCTGGTGGAAGCTTTGAACTGGGATTTTTCAGTCCCAGAAATTCCAAGAGTCGATATGTGGGAATTTGGTACAAGAAAGTATCAACTGGGACTGTTGTATGGGTTGCCAATAGGGAAACTCCAGTTTCTGATGCCTCAGGAGTTCTCAGTATCAACCACAATGGAATTCTTTCAATTATGAATCGCACCAAAGGTATTGTTTGGTCTTCCAATACATCAAGAAATGCAGTAGAGGAGACGATTGCACAGCTCCTGGATTCGGGAAATTTCGTAGTGAAGGACCGAAATGATAGTGATCCGACAAACTTTCTTTGGCAGAGTTTTGATTATCCTTGCGATACCTTTTTACCAGGAATGAAGCTTGGGAGAAACTTTGTCACCGGTTTTGATTGGCATATATCATCCTGGAAAAGTATGCAAAATCCTGCTCCAGGTCTATATTCTATCAGGACCGATCCGCAGGGGTTACCGCAGTTCGTTCTTAAGAATGGAACTGAAATATTGTTCAGAGCAGGACCATGGAATGGTGCTTATCTTTCAGGAAGAACACTGCCTACAGTTAATCCAATATATTCGTTTGAGTTTGTCTGGAATGAGAATGAGATCTACTACGAATACGAGGTCCAAAACCATTCTGTCTATACAAGGTACTTATTGAATCCATCAGGTCTAATACAACGCACCATATGGAATGAGAGAAAAAAAGACTGGGAGGTTTTCGCCACATCACAAGTGGATCAGTGTTCGATATATGCCTATTGTGGACCATATGCCACTTGCAACACCAATGAATCTCCACCATGTAAATGCTTGGAAGGGTTCCTGCACAGATCAGCATCTCCCGAGGATATTAATTCTGTAGACTGGTCAAACGGATGTACCCGAAGGACACCATTGGCATGTGAAGGTGGAGATAGCTTTCTCAAGCAAACTGGACTAAGAATACCAGACACTTCAAAATCTTGGGCTGACCTTAGCATTGATCTTAAGGAGTGTGAGAAATTGTGTTTGAAGAATTGCTCTTGCACTGCATACACAAATTTAGATATCCGAGAGGGAGGCCGTGGCTGCTTGCTGTGGTATGGAGACTTAACTGACATCTCAGAATTAAATGAGGGTGGGCAAGACCTTTATATCAGGCTGGCCACTTGTGATCTGA ATCATATTCAAAACAAAGGGAAGACAAAAGAAAAGCAAAAGGCAGCAATCATTGCCATCTCTGTCATAATAACCAGCGGAATGATGCTACTAGCATTGTGGTTGTACGTTAGGAGGAAAAAGCTCAGAAAAACAG GTGAACATGGAAAGGAAGATTTAGAATTGCCTGTGTTCGATTTCGCAACCGTAGCTACGGCAACTAATAACTTCTTGAGCAACAACATTTTGGGACAGGGTGGATTTGGTCCTGTTTACAAG GGTACATTGATTGAGGGACAAGAAATAGCGGTGAAGAGACTGTCAAAGAATTCCGGACAAGGACTGGAAGAGTTCAAAAATGAAGTAACATTGATTTCCAAACTTCAGCATCGTAATCTTGTAAAGCTCTTTGGTTGCTGCATCAGAAGAGATGAAAAGATGTTAATTTATGAGTACATGCCTAACAAAAGTTTGGACTACTTTATTTTCG ATCAAACAAGAAGCAAATTACTGGTCTGGCGTATCCGAATGCACATTATTGATGGAATTGCTAGAGGGGTTCTTTATCTTCATCATGACTCTATATTGAGGATTATCCATAGAGATCTCAAAGCAAGCAATATTTTATTAGATAATAACATGAACCCAAAGATATCAGATTTTGGCTTGGCTCGGAAGTTCGGACTAGATCAGACTCGGGCCAAAACTAGAAGAGTGGTTGGAACATA TGGTTATATGTCACCTGAATATGCCTTGGATGGGCTTTTCTCAATGAAATCCGATGTATTCAGCTTTGGAGTTTTGGTTCTGGAGATACTATCAGGAAAGAAAAACAGGGGATTTTCCCATCCGGAACATGACTATAATCTTCTTGGACAT GCATGGACACTGTGGATGGGAAAGAGACCATTAGAACTAATCGACACTGCATTCGGTGACTTGTACAACGCAACCGAAGTGTTAAGATGCATCAATGTAGGTCTATTATGTGTGCAACAAAGCCCCCCTGACAGACCAAACATGTCATTAGTATTGCTCATGTTGTGCGGTGACAGTGTATTGCCGCAACCAAAGCAGCCTGGGTTTTTCATTGAAAGAAATCTGCCTATGACTGACTCTATATCAGAAAAAAATGAAATGTTCTCAATATATGAATCTACTATTACATCATTAGAGCCACGATAG